One Pomacea canaliculata isolate SZHN2017 linkage group LG1, ASM307304v1, whole genome shotgun sequence genomic window, aaacaaacaaacaaacaaacaaacaaacaaacaaacaaacaaacaaacaaacaagctaacaagcaaacaaacaaacaaacactcgcGCACACGccaacagagaaagaaagagtcaaGAGAAATTAATAACAAAGCAAGGGTTATAACTTAAACGCCGCGCGTGCCGACGAACTTTCGAAAAGAAAGTCAGCTCACCCAGGACCGAGATTTCTGCAAGAGATTCATTGTCGGCGCCAAGAGGATTAACCAACAAATAGACTGACACAAAAGGGATTACAGAACAAATTTTTACTCACAGTCAGTATTAGCCAAATAGCGCTGATAAATTGAAAGAATTCAAGCAACCCACGATAAAAATAGGAATGAAGTGGGAAAGTAGCAGGCATTTTCTAGCTGCAAGTTACACAACGATTAGGAAGGTTCTGACTGCAAGAGCAcagtgatagagagaaaaagagacagaatgatCGGATCCTACTGATTCACAAATATTGCCTCAGCTGATGTCACGAAGGAAGGACTACGAAGATGAAACTGAGCTGATGCTTattcaagggaagtaatcgtGCTTGTTCAGGACTTACAGAGTTCACAACCTTGAGGAGAGAgggcagaaagaagaaaaaaaaaaagaatcaccTAATCAAGATAACTTTCGCTTTGTGTTCCTTTAGTTATAGATGTATTTGTAAATGATACATCTATATTTGTGTTATTCAGATTAGTAGATGTAACATCTTCATTCGTAGTGttcatgagtgtgtgtgcttgcgtgctaCCAGCTTTTCATTAGTTTCTGTGCCTCGCAGCAAGCCGATGGGTCTTCTTCCTCTTGTTGAGTCGTGACGAATAGTTTCTTGAACATTGAAACATTAAAGTAGTCAGCACATGTTCGGATTCGCAGATTTCCATTTCCAGATTTCCGTAAACGTATTCAAAGAATTTGGATCTGTGGTATTTCAGGCGCACTCCATCCCACCCCCACCACTTGTAAAAGTTGTAGCCTGCACTGTTGTTTTCCTCAGCTCTGACGTGTGTCGCCCTGTACACGATGTCGCCTACGAGCAGCTCTAGTCTGGCGTCAAcacaaccaacaaacaagagtcatgtttatgttttaaatctCTCGTTTATCCTCTTTCCTTTTAGCTTGAAAGGCATTAAGTATGGTTAGCAATAAGGCTGGTTAATCCGCGTtcactccctccttccctcattcactcactctgtCTTCTGCCTTCTGAAACGTTATACAATCATTAAAAATTCTATCCTTCTAAAAGCCTCaaatttccttcttcttcttcaaacgCTTGGAAACGTTAGTTAGAGGTTTTAATTGCAAAAACGAACATGACGAAACTAAACTATCGTTATTCTGAATAAGAATCCCAGATGACGCTAGGGACTAACTGGTTGGTTTAGACATATCGTTCATCTATTCATCTTAAATCCTCACTGGCCTTTTCCGCAGGTACATCATCTGTCGAAAGAAGTGCATCGCTCGAGCGCGAAGGGAGAGACTCATCTGACGGAAAAGACGTTTGGCATCTCCAAACACAAGCCACCTTTTCTGCaatcaaaaaaattaaatatataaatatagacatAGATACAGGTGGACCTACATAGGTTACATAAAAAGTGTttgaacaccacacacactttgcaTTACATCATTCAACTGTTTGATTCTTCAAAGATAATTTTGTCGCCTCTAACAAACTGTGTTAATCTGCTGCGAACCAGGCTGGTTTTTCTTGACGGGTGCGAATACTTTTATAAACGCATTGGATATGACTTTTAAAGGGTAATATACAGTGCCAGAATGATCCTCGATGAATGACACTCTAAAACCTCGCAATATAATGCAGATATAATTCGGTCACACTTGACAATTTGCCAAGCGCTCACGTGTCCGGAGGTTGCACGATGTCACGTAATCACTCACCGCTCGTTTTACTGGTCTTCGTCTCACGCGAGTAACGCGCGAAGTACGGGGCCAGAAAAGGTTGCCATAGCTCCGGCAGGCAGCTACCGGCCTGGACAACGATGTCCACAGCTTTCCCATCGGCATGGCTAACGACCACCACCTTGGCTTCGACAACACCGCATTGCTGGAATGCTCAAAGGCCATCGTTTTCTTCTCCGTTAATTCCTTTTCGCCAAGGTCCACGATGGAGTGATTTTCGTGAGTGGTGCACAGGCACTGAGTGCAGACGCCGAGGTCGCAAGTGGTGCAGAAGGCGGTGACCTCTTGATCATCGTGTAGCCAGCACTGGCGGCGGACCTTGTCCAGCTCCGCGGGGTCCAGGTAGAAGTTTGCCTTGAAGCCGGCCACTCCGATGAAGGGAACTTCAATTTCCTGGCGGCAGGATGGGCACGGGAAGACGCGCTCTGGGTAAAAGTCTATCAGTTTTTCCAGGCATTCCTCGCAGAAGGTGTGACTGCAGGGGAGGAGTTTAGGTGTCCGGTAGACCTCCAGGCAGAGGGCGCAGGACAGGCTCAAGCTCTTTTCTAGCCAGCGTTTCACTTGTTCTTTGCTCTCTGTCTCATCAGGGTTGCTGTTGACCACCGGCGCAGCttccttaaaaacaaacaaacaaatgggaTGGGATTGTGCATAAAAAGCACTTCAAGGTTGAAAAGATAAATCTGTTTTCACTGCTGGTGagggaaaaaatgaacaaagaagaaagaaaaagaagatagaagaaaagaagatgGACGAAATCAGGAAACGACATGAAAACGAACAAAAGGAAGCGATAATAAGCAgaaacaacaacgatgacaatGTTCAGGGACCGAGTATGCTTTCGTCACGAATTTAAGAGGTCGGGTAAAGCAGCTCTGCTTCACATGACTGTACGCTTACCTACCTTGCTGACACCGACACCTTCAGctctctacaaaaaaaaaaaataaataaaataaaaaaaaaaagtaataatttgaTCCTACATCCCTTCATCTGCTATGTGAGTATGGTTTTAATTAGCGAAGTTGTGAAGTTGACAGAGTCTGCCTCAGAAGACTCCGAGGGGACGCAGCAAGGCATCTAGCATTACATATTCGTCCTCAACGAGTGAGAAGGACTTTACAAAACTGCCATCTCCATCACGGTGACCGTCAAGGTCGCTTGTAAACGTTGCTACACTCCACGGGCGGGGCGAGTTGAACCGGCAATATGTCTTCCACTGAGACCATCGCGAGGTGAAACTCCAGGCTGATTAACGCCAACACAAAGCTCCATTACCTTCTACCTTCTACAACGCCATAATTAGTTTTATCAGAAGACAACAACATTCGCAGTTTATGTGGCAGGAATAAGGTCTTGCTGACTAGTGTTATGAATGCTGGTGCTGTGGAGATGGGCAACACAGATTACAGTGCATCTCAGTACCGAACAAGGCG contains:
- the LOC112573753 gene encoding tripartite motif-containing protein 2-like isoform X4; its protein translation is MEAAPVVNSNPDETESKEQVKRWLEKSLSLSCALCLEVYRTPKLLPCSHTFCEECLEKLIDFYPERVFPCPSCRQEIEVPFIGVAGFKANFYLDPAELDKVRRQCWLHDDQEVTAFCTTCDLGVCTQCLCTTHENHSIVDLGEKELTEKKTMAFEHSSNAVLSKPRWWSLAMPMGKLWTSLSRPVAACRSYGNLFWPRTSRVTRVRRRPVKRAKRWLVFGDAKRLFRQMSLSLRARAMHFFRQMMYLRKRPTPD
- the LOC112573753 gene encoding tripartite motif-containing protein 2-like isoform X2; translation: MEAAPVVNSNPDETESKEQVKRWLEKSLSLSCALCLEVYRTPKLLPCSHTFCEECLEKLIDFYPERVFPCPSCRQEIEVPFIGVAGFKANFYLDPAELDKVRRQCWLHDDQEVTAFCTTCDLGVCTQCLCTTHENHSIVDLGEKELTEKKTMAFEHSSNAVLSKPRWWSLAMPMGKLWTSLSRPVAACRSYGNLFWPRTSRVTRVRRRPVKRAKRWLVFGDAKRLFRQMSLSLRARAMHFFRQMMYLRKRPTRAARRRHRVQGDTRQS
- the LOC112573753 gene encoding uncharacterized protein LOC112573753 isoform X1, with protein sequence MEAAPVVNSNPDETESKEQVKRWLEKSLSLSCALCLEVYRTPKLLPCSHTFCEECLEKLIDFYPERVFPCPSCRQEIEVPFIGVAGFKANFYLDPAELDKVRRQCWLHDDQEVTAFCTTCDLGVCTQCLCTTHENHSIVDLGEKELTEKKTMAFEHSSNAVLSKPRWWSLAMPMGKLWTSLSRPVAACRSYGNLFWPRTSRVTRVRRRPVKRAKRWLVFGDAKRLFRQMSLSLRARAMHFFRQMMYLRKRLELLVGDIVYRATHVRAEENNSAGYNFYKWWGWDGVRLKYHRSKFFEYVYGNLEMEICESEHVLTTLMFQCSRNYSSRLNKRKKTHRLAARHRN
- the LOC112573753 gene encoding tripartite motif-containing protein 2-like isoform X3, whose translation is MEAAPVVNSNPDETESKEQVKRWLEKSLSLSCALCLEVYRTPKLLPCSHTFCEECLEKLIDFYPERVFPCPSCRQEIEVPFIGVAGFKANFYLDPAELDKVRRQCWLHDDQEVTAFCTTCDLGVCTQCLCTTHENHSIVDLGEKELTEKKTMAFEHSSNAVLSKPRWWSLAMPMGKLWTSLSRPVAACRSYGNLFWPRTSRVTRVRRRPVKRAKRWLVFGDAKRLFRQMSLSLRARAMHFFRQMMYLRKRPVVLTPD